Proteins from a single region of Zonotrichia leucophrys gambelii isolate GWCS_2022_RI unplaced genomic scaffold, RI_Zleu_2.0 Scaffold_95_171211, whole genome shotgun sequence:
- the LOC135460720 gene encoding olfactory receptor 14J1-like — translation MFFFLLNLALSDMGMICTTVPKAMHNSLWDTRNISYSGCAAQVFFFAFFIASEFAFLTVMCYDRYVSICKPLHYGTLLGSKACAHMAAAAWTSGFLNALLHTANTFSLPLCHGNALGQFFCEIPKILKLSCSHSKLREVWLLAVTFCLAFGCFVFIVFSYVQIFRAVLRIPSEQGRHKAFSTCLPHLAVLSLFLCTDTFAHLKPSSISSPSLDLALSVLYSVVSPALNPLIYSLRNQQLKESLRKA, via the coding sequence atgttcttcttcctgctcaacctggccctcagcgacaTGGGCAtgatctgcaccactgtccccaaagccatgcacaattccctctgggacaccaggaacatctcctactcaggatgtgctgcacaggtatttttctttgcctttttcattGCATCAGAATTTGCATTTCTCACcgtcatgtgctacgaccgctacgtgtccatctgcaaacccctgcactacgggaccctcctgggcagcaaagcttgtgcccacatggcagcagctgcctggacCAGTGGCTTTCTCAATGCtttgctgcacacagccaatacattttccctgcccctgtgccatggcaatgccctgggccagttcttctgtgaaattcccaagatcctcaagctctcctgctcacactccaaACTCAGGGAAGTTTGGCTTCTTGCGGTCACTTTCTGTTTAgcttttggctgttttgtgttcattgttttctcctatgtgcagatctttagggctgtgctgaggatcccctctgagcagggacggcacaaagccttttctacctgcctccctcacctggccgtgctctccctgtttctctgCACTGACACATTTGCTCACCTGAAgccctcctccatctcctccccatccctagatctggccctgtcagttctgtattCGGTGGTgtctccagccctgaaccccctcatctacagcctgaggaaccagcaGCTCAAGGAATCTCTCAGGAAAGCT